In one window of Nakamurella sp. PAMC28650 DNA:
- a CDS encoding gluconokinase has translation MTAGRLARRPQPVLVVMGVSGSGKSTVAGVLAVRLGWDLAEGDDMHPAANVEKMRLGHPLTDEDRWPWLATVSSWIAEHTRAGRPGIVTCSALKRVYRDVLRGNDVVFVHLVGSRDRIADRMAARQGHFMPTGLLESQIATLEPPGPDENVLVVDAGRTPSEEAADIISRLGLVPEAGSSAPTAPERWSDRG, from the coding sequence ATGACGGCTGGACGACTGGCTCGTCGACCGCAGCCGGTCCTGGTCGTCATGGGGGTCTCGGGATCGGGGAAGTCGACGGTGGCCGGTGTCCTGGCCGTCCGGCTGGGTTGGGACCTCGCCGAGGGCGACGACATGCACCCTGCGGCGAACGTCGAGAAGATGCGTCTGGGTCATCCGCTGACCGACGAGGACCGCTGGCCCTGGCTGGCGACCGTCTCGTCATGGATCGCCGAGCATACGAGGGCCGGGCGACCCGGAATCGTCACCTGCTCGGCACTGAAACGCGTCTACCGAGATGTGCTGCGCGGCAACGATGTCGTCTTCGTCCACCTGGTCGGATCCAGGGATCGGATCGCGGATCGGATGGCGGCCAGGCAGGGTCATTTCATGCCGACCGGCCTGCTGGAGTCGCAGATCGCGACCTTGGAGCCACCCGGGCCGGACGAGAACGTCCTGGTCGTGGATGCCGGACGTACGCCGTCCGAAGAGGCGGCCGACATCATCTCCCGGCTCGGGCTCGTTCCGGAAGCCGGGTCCTCGGCGCCGACGGCACCGGAGCGGTGGTCAGACCGCGGCTGA
- a CDS encoding metal-dependent transcriptional regulator: protein MNDLIDTTEMYLRTIFELEEEGIFPLRARIAERLNQSGPTVSQTVARMQRDGLLMVSDDRHLELTDLGRERAVSVMRKHRLAERLLLDVIGLDWRDVHVEACRWEHVMSEEVEQRLVALLGHPQISPYGNPIPGLDQLGVDQPAVTETHADLIGADAAAAKGGKFEVRRIIEIVQNQPGVMDRLQRGGIKPGAVLEFIVRDSALLVIDGATTTELPADVAHGIHVRSAAV from the coding sequence GTGAACGATCTGATCGATACCACCGAGATGTACCTCCGCACCATCTTCGAACTGGAAGAGGAGGGCATCTTTCCTCTGCGTGCCCGCATCGCGGAGCGGCTGAACCAGAGCGGACCGACGGTCAGCCAGACAGTGGCGCGCATGCAGCGTGACGGGCTGCTGATGGTGTCGGACGATCGTCATCTCGAGCTCACCGATCTCGGCCGTGAGCGTGCGGTCTCGGTCATGCGCAAGCATCGCCTGGCCGAACGCCTGCTGCTGGACGTGATCGGGCTGGACTGGCGGGACGTGCACGTCGAAGCCTGTCGGTGGGAACACGTGATGAGCGAAGAGGTCGAGCAGCGGCTCGTCGCGTTGCTGGGTCACCCGCAGATCTCCCCCTACGGCAACCCGATCCCGGGCCTCGATCAGCTGGGCGTTGACCAACCGGCGGTCACCGAGACGCATGCCGATCTGATCGGTGCCGACGCCGCCGCCGCCAAGGGCGGGAAGTTCGAGGTGCGTCGCATCATCGAGATCGTGCAGAACCAGCCCGGTGTGATGGACCGCCTGCAACGGGGCGGCATCAAGCCCGGCGCGGTGCTCGAGTTCATCGTCAGGGACAGTGCCCTTCTCGTGATCGACGGGGCCACCACCACCGAGCTCCCGGCGGACGTCGCGCACGGCATCCACGTCAGGTCAGCCGCGGTCTGA
- a CDS encoding LON peptidase substrate-binding domain-containing protein, with product MSLNLFPLGTVLYPGSLLPLHIFESRYRRMVSDLLDQSDGRRRFGVVAIKAGREAWDDGLSDLHVTGCTAVLQRVEAYHDGRYDILAIGESRFQLDSVDTTSDLLSGTVKILTEATTMASPALAGKVGRLFTRYLVALREAGGIHSEDDDEELPPDPTALSFFVADGMILDVNDKQALLAARDTDARLTLELEYLRREAAMVRQFSMRPAVELPRVPYSSN from the coding sequence ATGTCGTTGAACCTTTTCCCGCTCGGTACCGTTCTCTATCCGGGCAGCCTGCTGCCCCTGCACATCTTCGAGTCCCGATACCGACGGATGGTCTCGGACCTCCTGGACCAGTCGGACGGTCGCCGCAGATTCGGCGTCGTGGCCATCAAGGCCGGTCGCGAGGCCTGGGACGACGGACTGTCCGACCTGCACGTCACCGGCTGTACTGCAGTGCTCCAGCGGGTGGAGGCCTACCACGACGGGCGCTACGACATCCTGGCCATCGGTGAGAGCCGATTCCAGCTGGACTCCGTCGACACCACCTCCGACCTGCTCAGCGGAACCGTGAAGATCCTCACCGAGGCGACCACGATGGCCTCCCCTGCGCTCGCCGGCAAGGTCGGGCGACTCTTCACCCGGTACCTGGTGGCCCTCCGTGAGGCCGGCGGCATCCACAGCGAGGACGACGACGAGGAACTTCCGCCGGATCCGACGGCACTGTCCTTCTTCGTCGCGGACGGCATGATCCTGGACGTCAACGACAAGCAGGCTCTACTGGCCGCCCGCGACACCGACGCACGCCTGACCCTCGAGCTCGAGTACCTGCGGCGGGAGGCCGCGATGGTCAGGCAGTTCTCGATGCGGCCCGCAGTCGAGCTCCCGAGGGTGCCCTACAGCAGCAACTGA
- a CDS encoding ISL3 family transposase has product MRGVTIWRKLLGVEQLQVCDVAWEEADDRQVLVVSVRATKGARSRCSRCRRRRPGYDQGGGTRRWRSLDWGSTMVFLQAAAPRVNCRTHGVVVAAVPWARPGARATRAFEDQCAWLAAHTASSVVAQLMRTSWRHVSAIIEHVVADGLAGRDVLAGLQRIGIDEISHRKGQRYLTCVVDQDSGRLVWAAPGRNSDTLGRFFDQLGPERAAALTHVSADGAQWIHDTVTARAPQAVLGLDPFHIVGWATRELDKVRRQTWNTLRGNSSSAQASSVKGSRWALLKNPADLSPEQRGPVASIAQTNRHLYRAYLLKEQLRAVFQVKGQAGRELLAGWIAWARRSQLPGFIALAATLKRFQQLIWNTLIHHMSNAQSEATNTHLRALTRRSYGFHSPEALIAMAMLTRGGLCPPLPGR; this is encoded by the coding sequence GTGCGCGGTGTAACGATATGGCGAAAGCTGCTCGGTGTCGAGCAACTGCAGGTGTGCGATGTGGCGTGGGAGGAGGCCGACGACCGGCAGGTGCTGGTCGTTTCGGTGCGTGCGACGAAGGGCGCCCGGAGTAGGTGCAGTCGATGCCGGCGTAGACGGCCGGGCTATGACCAGGGCGGCGGAACCCGGCGGTGGCGGTCGCTGGACTGGGGGTCGACGATGGTATTCCTGCAGGCTGCGGCTCCGCGGGTGAACTGCCGGACGCACGGGGTGGTCGTCGCGGCGGTGCCGTGGGCCCGACCCGGCGCGCGGGCAACCCGAGCGTTTGAAGACCAGTGCGCGTGGTTGGCGGCGCACACCGCTTCGTCGGTGGTGGCGCAGTTGATGCGGACGTCGTGGCGGCATGTGAGCGCAATCATCGAGCACGTCGTCGCCGACGGTTTGGCCGGCCGGGACGTGCTCGCGGGGCTGCAGCGGATCGGCATCGATGAAATCTCCCACCGCAAAGGCCAGCGGTATCTGACGTGCGTGGTCGATCAAGACTCCGGCAGATTGGTGTGGGCCGCACCGGGCCGCAACAGCGACACCCTGGGTCGGTTCTTCGACCAACTCGGCCCAGAACGGGCGGCGGCGTTGACGCACGTCTCGGCCGACGGGGCGCAGTGGATCCACGACACCGTGACGGCCCGCGCGCCGCAGGCGGTGCTGGGATTGGATCCGTTTCATATCGTGGGGTGGGCCACCCGGGAGTTGGACAAGGTCCGTCGTCAGACGTGGAACACGCTGCGGGGTAACAGTAGCTCTGCGCAGGCGTCGTCGGTGAAGGGCAGCCGCTGGGCATTGCTGAAAAACCCGGCGGACCTGTCCCCGGAGCAACGCGGGCCGGTCGCCTCGATCGCCCAGACCAACCGGCATCTGTATCGGGCGTATCTGCTGAAGGAGCAACTGCGCGCGGTGTTCCAGGTCAAGGGCCAGGCCGGCCGTGAACTGCTGGCCGGCTGGATCGCCTGGGCCCGCCGCTCCCAACTCCCCGGCTTCATCGCCCTGGCCGCAACGTTGAAGCGGTTCCAGCAGCTGATTTGGAACACCCTGATCCACCACATGAGCAACGCCCAATCCGAGGCCACCAACACCCACCTACGGGCCTTGACCCGCAGGTCGTACGGCTTTCACAGCCCAGAAGCGTTGATAGCCATGGCAATGCTCACCCGCGGCGGGTTATGCCCGCCGCTTCCCGGACGCTAA
- a CDS encoding GNAT family N-acetyltransferase gives MASPGAALHRASPRVEIVHFTSEALTAIAAGDLGAANRRSPVLLSQSFVGYDWRSVWTRRRDQIVTDPACADWITGAIWDLDRELTVGRAGYHGPPDENGMVEVGYAVDPAFRRHGYARAALNALLERAAGESSVRTVRATISPDDVASRNLVLQHGFVHVGQQWDDEDGLELV, from the coding sequence ATGGCCTCCCCGGGTGCAGCACTCCACCGCGCATCACCGCGGGTCGAGATCGTCCATTTCACCTCCGAGGCGCTGACGGCCATCGCCGCCGGCGATCTGGGCGCCGCGAATCGCAGATCACCCGTCCTGCTGTCACAATCTTTCGTCGGGTACGACTGGCGCAGCGTCTGGACCCGACGACGCGACCAGATCGTCACCGATCCCGCCTGCGCCGATTGGATCACCGGTGCCATCTGGGATCTCGATCGAGAGTTGACGGTGGGGCGAGCCGGGTACCACGGGCCACCCGACGAGAACGGCATGGTCGAGGTCGGGTACGCCGTGGATCCCGCTTTCCGGCGTCATGGGTATGCGCGCGCAGCGCTCAACGCTCTGCTGGAGAGGGCAGCAGGGGAATCATCGGTTCGCACGGTCCGGGCGACGATCTCTCCGGACGACGTGGCGTCCAGAAACCTGGTTCTGCAGCACGGTTTCGTCCACGTCGGGCAGCAGTGGGACGACGAGGACGGACTGGAACTGGTCTAA
- a CDS encoding septum formation family protein: MSTDRDLSKGSGTEGPDEFDSVVLDENFIKGGVSEASLRRYQVVREQKWERPPRPSSPANGESSGPVGGPAVSRSPTPGPTDHSSPTAHLGTGESFSASGFGNGRPRSTGLLVGAAALVVALVVLTGLIRLGRGSAGSTGTGNLPVAAQAGPGSGQNVVLSASVPPGTCFNVPTDNSATTTTVTIVTCSVAHQYELADLQQGTGGNDQYPTQPTWTNVGNQCSSDLQTYTGKSSSSWPGSLYPAIIPPTETGWSKGDRTIYCVAVTRPSGTGSVRGSATSPTG; the protein is encoded by the coding sequence ATGAGCACAGACCGCGACCTCTCGAAGGGATCAGGGACCGAGGGTCCCGACGAGTTCGACTCCGTCGTCCTCGATGAGAACTTCATCAAGGGTGGTGTGTCCGAGGCCTCGCTGCGTCGCTACCAGGTGGTTCGCGAACAGAAATGGGAGCGACCGCCGCGGCCGTCGTCCCCGGCGAACGGGGAGTCATCCGGTCCGGTGGGGGGGCCTGCCGTATCCCGGTCCCCGACGCCGGGTCCGACGGACCACAGCTCTCCGACCGCGCATCTCGGGACCGGTGAGAGCTTCTCCGCAAGTGGGTTCGGGAATGGCCGGCCCCGTTCCACCGGACTGCTGGTCGGCGCGGCTGCACTGGTGGTCGCGCTGGTCGTGTTGACCGGGCTGATCCGCCTCGGACGTGGATCGGCCGGATCCACCGGAACCGGGAACCTTCCGGTGGCCGCGCAGGCGGGGCCCGGGTCCGGTCAGAACGTCGTGCTCAGCGCGTCCGTGCCGCCGGGCACCTGCTTCAACGTCCCCACCGACAACAGCGCGACCACCACGACCGTCACCATCGTCACGTGTTCGGTGGCCCACCAGTACGAGCTGGCCGATCTCCAGCAGGGCACCGGCGGCAACGACCAGTACCCGACGCAGCCGACCTGGACGAACGTGGGGAACCAGTGTTCCAGCGATCTGCAGACCTACACCGGCAAATCCTCCAGCAGCTGGCCCGGCAGTCTCTACCCGGCGATCATCCCGCCGACCGAGACCGGCTGGTCCAAGGGGGACCGGACGATCTACTGCGTCGCCGTGACCCGGCCCTCCGGCACCGGCAGCGTGCGTGGCTCCGCCACCTCCCCGACCGGCTGA
- a CDS encoding sugar phosphate isomerase/epimerase produces MSSASPAPRSFIGCHALVWTGTFDAAGIRLSVEKTARAGFDLVEFPLMDPFTFDTAVAAASLAEHGLSASASLGLSPATDISSEDPEIVAAGEALLMRAVEIVGELGGTQLCGVIYSAMKKYMDPVTPKGLDNSITTIGRVADRAADLGLSLALEVVNRYETNILNTGRQALAYTDRVARPNVAVHLDSYHMNIEESDMYSPVLDCGDRLGYVHVGESHRGYLGTGNVDFDSYFKALARIGYQGTIVFESFSSAVVAPDLSRMLGIWRNLWQDNEELASNANDFIRGHLTAVKSIDLH; encoded by the coding sequence GTGTCTTCAGCTTCCCCAGCGCCTCGTTCGTTCATCGGGTGCCATGCGCTGGTCTGGACCGGGACCTTCGACGCCGCCGGTATCCGGTTGTCGGTCGAGAAGACCGCAAGGGCCGGCTTCGATCTCGTCGAATTCCCCCTGATGGACCCGTTCACCTTCGACACCGCGGTCGCTGCAGCTTCGCTCGCCGAACACGGCCTGTCCGCCAGCGCGAGTCTCGGCCTGTCACCGGCGACCGACATCAGCAGCGAGGATCCGGAGATCGTCGCGGCCGGCGAGGCACTGCTCATGCGGGCGGTCGAGATCGTCGGGGAACTGGGCGGCACCCAGCTCTGCGGGGTGATCTACAGCGCGATGAAGAAGTACATGGATCCGGTGACGCCGAAGGGACTGGACAACAGCATCACGACCATCGGACGCGTGGCCGATCGCGCCGCCGATCTCGGCCTGTCGCTGGCACTGGAGGTCGTCAACCGCTACGAGACCAACATCCTGAACACCGGCCGTCAGGCGCTGGCGTACACCGATCGGGTCGCCCGCCCGAATGTGGCCGTCCACCTGGACAGCTACCACATGAACATCGAGGAATCCGACATGTACTCGCCCGTGCTCGACTGCGGCGACCGCCTCGGCTACGTCCACGTCGGCGAGAGCCACCGCGGGTACCTGGGGACCGGCAACGTCGACTTCGACTCGTATTTCAAAGCTCTGGCCCGGATCGGATATCAGGGCACCATCGTCTTCGAGTCCTTCTCCTCCGCGGTGGTCGCACCGGATCTGAGCCGGATGCTCGGAATCTGGCGGAACCTCTGGCAGGACAACGAAGAACTCGCGAGCAACGCCAACGACTTCATTCGCGGGCACCTCACGGCGGTGAAATCAATCGACCTGCACTGA
- a CDS encoding sulfurtransferase, whose translation MTDTDADDVLISAADLAVALDGDHPPIVLDIRWVAGKTDRDAHLAGHIPAAFFLDLDADLAAPPGIGGRHPLPAPADLQAVWRRAGIDDRSSVVVYDNRDSSVAARAWWLLRWSGLTDVRVLDGGFAAWVDGGSRPVESGPGPAPVPGSVTVVPGGMPTVDADRARVITLGGGTLLDARARERYRGELEPLDPIAGHIPGAVNLPLTDLLVPDGTFRTPAEIAATFDEVLGPEDAGGSGEVAASCGSGVTACHLILAAARVGRSISLYPGSYSGWLALGRPVSVGAGVPGA comes from the coding sequence ATGACCGACACCGATGCCGACGACGTGCTGATCAGCGCTGCAGACCTGGCCGTCGCGCTCGACGGCGACCACCCTCCGATCGTGCTGGACATCCGGTGGGTGGCCGGGAAGACGGACCGGGATGCCCACCTCGCGGGGCACATCCCGGCGGCGTTCTTCCTGGACCTGGACGCGGACCTCGCGGCTCCGCCCGGCATCGGCGGTCGTCATCCGCTCCCGGCGCCGGCCGATCTGCAGGCCGTCTGGCGCCGGGCCGGTATCGACGACCGGAGTTCGGTGGTGGTCTACGACAACAGGGACTCCTCGGTGGCGGCGCGCGCCTGGTGGCTGCTGCGCTGGTCCGGCCTCACCGACGTCCGTGTCCTGGACGGCGGCTTCGCGGCCTGGGTGGACGGAGGAAGCCGACCGGTGGAATCCGGACCCGGCCCCGCACCGGTCCCTGGATCGGTGACCGTGGTGCCGGGCGGTATGCCGACGGTCGATGCCGACCGGGCGCGCGTGATCACCCTGGGCGGCGGGACCCTGCTCGATGCCAGAGCACGGGAGCGCTACCGCGGCGAGCTGGAGCCGCTGGATCCGATCGCCGGCCACATCCCCGGTGCGGTCAACCTCCCGCTGACCGATCTGCTCGTACCGGACGGGACCTTCCGGACGCCCGCCGAGATCGCAGCCACGTTCGACGAGGTGCTGGGTCCGGAAGACGCGGGCGGTTCCGGCGAGGTCGCGGCGTCGTGCGGGTCCGGGGTGACCGCCTGTCACCTGATCCTGGCTGCCGCGCGGGTCGGCCGCTCGATCTCGCTGTACCCGGGGTCCTACTCCGGCTGGTTGGCGCTCGGCCGTCCGGTCTCCGTCGGGGCGGGCGTGCCGGGCGCCTGA
- a CDS encoding acetoin utilization protein AcuC gives MASPLVIWDPGMLGYDLGGSHPLHPLRWELTWDLAGRLGVLDGLDLFAPEPASEVALAGVHSAAYIAAVKAASGPSGRGRSYGHGIGTDDNPAFEHMHATASLIAGGSIAAAAAIARGDVDRAVNIAGGLHHAMADHASGFCVYNDPALAIRTLLDSGVGKVAYVDVDVHHGDGVQAAFYDDPRVLTVSIHESPVSLWPGTGWAMEIGRGAAAGTAVNIPLPAGTGDAAWLRAFHAVVPGVVRAFKPDVLVTQHGADSHADDPLADLNLSIDGQLASYRALRELAESAAGGRWLALGGGGYSLVRVVPRAWTHLLATVADRDLDPSTALPQGWLDRAAAARPGLSLPETMSDGHPVDFEPWGSDHGGPVDKAIGDVRGLIFPLYGLDPFDPRD, from the coding sequence ATGGCATCGCCGCTGGTCATCTGGGATCCGGGCATGCTCGGCTATGACCTGGGCGGATCGCATCCGTTGCATCCACTGCGGTGGGAACTGACCTGGGACCTGGCCGGGCGGCTCGGAGTGCTGGACGGTCTGGATCTGTTCGCCCCGGAGCCGGCGTCCGAGGTGGCACTGGCCGGCGTGCACAGCGCCGCCTACATCGCCGCGGTCAAGGCGGCGTCCGGCCCGTCCGGCCGTGGGCGGTCCTACGGTCACGGGATCGGGACGGACGACAATCCGGCCTTCGAGCACATGCATGCGACGGCCTCCCTCATCGCGGGTGGTTCGATCGCGGCGGCCGCGGCGATCGCGCGGGGCGACGTGGACCGGGCGGTCAACATCGCCGGCGGACTCCACCATGCGATGGCCGACCACGCCTCTGGCTTCTGCGTCTACAACGACCCCGCCCTGGCGATCCGGACGCTGCTGGACTCCGGGGTCGGCAAGGTCGCCTACGTGGACGTGGACGTCCATCACGGGGACGGCGTGCAGGCAGCCTTCTACGACGACCCGAGGGTGCTGACCGTCTCCATCCACGAGTCCCCGGTGTCCCTCTGGCCGGGAACCGGCTGGGCGATGGAGATCGGTCGGGGGGCGGCCGCCGGTACCGCGGTCAACATCCCGTTGCCGGCCGGCACGGGTGATGCGGCCTGGCTGCGGGCCTTCCACGCCGTCGTGCCGGGCGTAGTCCGGGCCTTCAAGCCGGACGTGCTGGTCACCCAGCACGGGGCGGACTCGCACGCAGACGATCCGCTGGCCGACCTGAATCTGTCCATCGACGGTCAACTGGCGTCGTACCGGGCACTGCGGGAGCTTGCCGAATCGGCTGCCGGCGGACGGTGGCTGGCTCTGGGCGGTGGAGGATATTCGCTGGTGAGGGTGGTGCCACGGGCCTGGACGCATCTATTGGCGACCGTGGCCGACCGTGATCTGGATCCCTCGACCGCGCTCCCGCAGGGCTGGCTCGACCGGGCTGCTGCCGCCCGTCCCGGACTGTCGCTACCGGAGACGATGTCCGACGGCCACCCGGTCGACTTCGAACCGTGGGGGTCGGACCACGGCGGCCCGGTCGACAAGGCCATCGGCGATGTCCGGGGCCTGATCTTCCCGCTGTACGGTCTCGACCCCTTCGATCCGCGTGACTGA